One Candidatus Tectomicrobia bacterium genomic region harbors:
- the acpS gene encoding holo-ACP synthase, giving the protein MRIYQGVDLAEVGRVREAWERTQGFRESVFTEAERTYCLAQADPFPHLAARFAVKEACLKAFGVGLGAPGGLGALGRLREVEVESSPSGRPLLRLHGSVEKMGRRRRITQSTVSISHTREVAVASVILVGEDVPDEEEI; this is encoded by the coding sequence ATGCGCATCTATCAGGGCGTGGACCTGGCCGAGGTGGGCCGCGTGAGGGAGGCCTGGGAGCGCACCCAGGGCTTCCGCGAGAGCGTCTTCACCGAGGCCGAGCGCACCTACTGCCTGGCCCAGGCGGACCCCTTTCCGCACCTCGCCGCGCGCTTCGCGGTGAAGGAGGCCTGCCTCAAGGCCTTCGGGGTGGGGCTGGGGGCGCCGGGCGGGCTGGGCGCGCTGGGCCGGCTGCGGGAGGTGGAGGTGGAGTCCTCCCCCTCGGGCAGGCCCCTCCTCCGGCTGCACGGCTCGGTCGAGAAGATGGGTCGGCGCCGCAGGATCACCCAGTCCACCGTCTCCATCAGCCACACGCGCGAGGTGGCGGTGGCGAGCGTGATCCTGGTCGGGGAAGACGTCCCGGACGAAGAGGAAATCTGA
- a CDS encoding 3-hydroxyacyl-[acyl-carrier-protein] dehydratase FabZ gives MRYLLVDRITEWEAGRFMAGVKNVTLSEDVFEYHFPRFPVMPGSLLLEALAQLAGWLEGAGTGFEGWLLLERIRSVKYYGFALPGDQVALRVEAAGEEDGLRLFKGTAQVEGQRRAAVEFAARPVRLADYEDPGEQRALFRVLRREAPIAEAMQ, from the coding sequence GTGCGCTATCTCCTGGTGGACCGCATCACGGAGTGGGAGGCGGGCCGCTTCATGGCCGGGGTGAAGAACGTCACCCTGAGCGAGGACGTCTTCGAGTACCACTTCCCGCGCTTCCCGGTCATGCCGGGCTCCCTCCTGCTCGAGGCGCTGGCCCAGCTCGCCGGCTGGCTCGAGGGCGCGGGCACGGGCTTCGAGGGCTGGCTCCTGCTGGAGCGCATCCGGAGCGTGAAGTACTACGGCTTCGCCCTGCCGGGGGATCAGGTGGCGCTGCGCGTCGAGGCGGCGGGGGAAGAGGACGGGCTGCGCCTCTTCAAGGGCACGGCCCAGGTGGAGGGCCAGCGCCGGGCCGCCGTGGAGTTCGCGGCGCGCCCCGTCCGGCTGGCGGACTACGAGGATCCCGGGGAGCAGCGGGCCCTCTTCCGCGTCCTGCGGCGCGAGGCCCCCATCGCGGAAGCCATGCAGTGA
- a CDS encoding PAS domain S-box protein — translation MAAIAAAVVALSFPSVYFLAAYTFLSGSMEKEAQVDAYMLSQRIGHSPQMWRYESYRLTEMFENMIGRDAEGARRVFDSANRLVVQHGEDVPPPSLTVKEKIFESGRDAGRIEISQSLRGIIARTGFFALLGALLGVLIHAGFRLLPLRLLNRAWEDLTRSRMFVQSILDNAADAIISLDESLRIVRFNKPAEEMFGYSEAAAAGRPIGMLLPQESPAIFGADPAQALAKEYALRGTGERIESVGRSEDGKGFPVEVSFSSYLTDGKLTFTVMIRDITARKRLEVERQLYIKRLRDALEKLQKSQEMIVRAEKLSSLGTLAAGAAHEILNPANIIGLHAQRMQWENPDESPARKTADVIVRNVARITRICENLRRFSRDNPVHIEPVNLDKVVADSLEAFSHEFRLLSIQAEVELGGENHLVKGDRNQLQQVLVNIIKNAVDAMPGGGRLSVGLREVPEDQDRWWEIRVGDTGKGIPPDVLARIFDPFFTTKPEDKGTGLGLSVSHGIIESHGGKIWAESDPGGGAAFFIRLPALAGEPTNNKDRNAA, via the coding sequence ATGGCGGCCATCGCGGCCGCCGTGGTCGCCCTCAGCTTCCCCTCGGTCTACTTCCTGGCCGCGTACACCTTCCTGTCCGGATCCATGGAAAAAGAAGCCCAGGTCGACGCCTACATGCTCTCGCAGCGGATCGGCCACAGCCCCCAGATGTGGCGGTACGAGAGTTACCGGCTGACCGAGATGTTCGAAAACATGATCGGCCGGGACGCCGAGGGAGCGCGCCGCGTGTTCGATTCCGCGAACAGGCTCGTCGTCCAGCACGGAGAGGACGTCCCGCCTCCATCCCTGACGGTCAAGGAGAAGATATTCGAGTCGGGCCGCGACGCCGGGCGGATCGAGATCAGCCAGTCGCTTCGCGGGATCATCGCGCGAACCGGCTTTTTCGCGCTGCTCGGCGCCTTGCTCGGCGTCCTCATCCATGCCGGGTTCCGCCTGCTGCCCCTCCGCCTCCTGAACCGGGCCTGGGAAGACTTGACCCGGTCGAGGATGTTCGTCCAGAGCATCCTCGACAACGCGGCGGACGCGATCATCTCCCTGGACGAGAGCCTGCGGATCGTGCGGTTCAACAAGCCGGCGGAAGAAATGTTCGGCTATTCCGAGGCGGCGGCGGCCGGGAGGCCCATCGGCATGCTGTTGCCCCAGGAATCGCCGGCGATCTTCGGCGCCGATCCGGCGCAGGCCTTGGCGAAAGAGTATGCGCTTCGGGGGACGGGAGAACGGATCGAATCGGTCGGGCGCTCCGAGGACGGCAAGGGGTTCCCCGTCGAGGTTTCGTTTTCGAGTTACCTGACGGACGGCAAATTGACCTTCACCGTCATGATCCGGGACATCACGGCGCGCAAGCGGTTGGAGGTGGAGCGGCAGCTGTATATCAAGCGCCTGAGGGACGCGCTGGAGAAGCTCCAGAAAAGCCAGGAAATGATCGTCCGGGCCGAGAAGCTTTCCTCCTTGGGCACCCTCGCGGCGGGCGCCGCCCACGAGATACTGAACCCGGCGAACATCATCGGGCTCCACGCCCAGCGGATGCAGTGGGAGAACCCCGACGAGAGCCCCGCCCGCAAAACGGCGGATGTGATCGTCCGGAACGTAGCGCGAATCACCCGCATCTGCGAGAACCTCCGCCGCTTCTCCCGGGACAATCCGGTGCACATCGAGCCCGTCAACCTGGACAAGGTGGTCGCGGATTCCCTTGAGGCCTTCAGCCACGAGTTCCGCCTCCTGAGCATCCAGGCCGAGGTGGAACTGGGGGGAGAGAATCATCTCGTGAAGGGCGACCGGAACCAGCTCCAGCAGGTGCTCGTCAACATCATCAAGAACGCCGTGGACGCCATGCCGGGGGGAGGCAGGCTGTCGGTCGGCTTGAGGGAGGTGCCGGAGGATCAAGACCGCTGGTGGGAGATTCGCGTGGGGGATACCGGGAAAGGGATACCGCCGGATGTCCTGGCCAGGATTTTCGACCCCTTCTTCACCACCAAGCCCGAGGACAAGGGAACCGGGCTGGGGCTTTCCGTCTCCCACGGGATCATCGAGAGCCACGGCGGGAAAATCTGGGCCGAAAGCGACCCCGGCGGAGGGGCCGCTTTCTTCATCCGCCTTCCCGCCCTCGCGGGCGAGCCGACAAACAACAAGGACAGGAATGCCGCCTAG